One Candidatus Rokuibacteriota bacterium genomic window, GCGATCGAGCCCCATCGTCCGGTACTGCGGGTACTTGTTGAGGAGGAGGTCGACGGCCCGGCCGAACTCGGGCCCGCCCGTGAGGAGCTCAGCCCGCCCCTGGAGCACGACGTAGCGGAGTCGGCTCCAGTCCTCGTCGTAGTGATCCACGACGAGGCACACGCGCGGGTTCTCGCGGATGTTCCGGACCCGCTTGAGCCGGTCCGCCGGGGCGCGCTTCGGCTTCGCATCGAGGGCCGAGTAGCAGTGCCGGCCGTCGAAGGCATAGCAGACCGGTACGACCAGCGGCTGGCCTGCCGAGTCTGCGGTCCCAAGCCGGGCGATCCGCCCCGCGTTGAGGAGCGCCCCGACCCCGGGACTCAGCTCGTCTCCCATCAGCGGGCTCGCCTGACCTTCGGGAGCACTTCCGCCGCGAACCGCTCCATGCCGGCCAGGATCTGCTTGAGGTCGGGAACCGGAAAGTCGAAAACGAAGTGGGTGACGCCGAGGGCCTGGTACTGGCGGATGTCGGCGACCACCTGGTCCGCCGTGCCCCGAAACATCTGCCGGTCCCCGCCGGGGGCCTTGGCGCGCCTGGGCAAGACCTCCATCGGGACCCGGAACGTGAGCGTGATCGCCCGGGGGTCCCGGCCTGCGCGCTCGGCCCAGGCGTGGATCTGCTTCACCTTGTCCCGGTACTCCGGCGGGTGGAGGAGCGCCGGGGGACGGAGCCCGATCGGGTGCCAGCCGTCCCCCAACTCGCCCGCTCGCCGGAGCGCGGCGTCGGTGTGGCCGCCGATCCAGATCGGGATCCCGCCCTTCTGGACGGGCTTCGGCAGGAACACGATGTCGCTGACGCGGTAGTGTTTCCCCTCGAAGCGGATCTGGTCCTTCGTCCAGCACTCGCGCATGAGGCGCAGGTAT contains:
- a CDS encoding LLM class F420-dependent oxidoreductase, whose translation is MHFGCALPGRGPLAKPDIVLKLAQAADRLRYSSIFVSDHVVLPTATRSVYPYHPSGQFPGGAAQDYLEPLTLLSHLAAATKKIRLGTSVLVVPYRNPLVTAKMLATADVLSGGRVILGAGVGWLEEEFVALGSPSFKERGRVTGEYLRLMRECWTKDQIRFEGKHYRVSDIVFLPKPVQKGGIPIWIGGHTDAALRRAGELGDGWHPIGLRPPALLHPPEYRDKVKQIHAWAERAGRDPRAITLTFRVPMEVLPRRAKAPGGDRQMFRGTADQVVADIRQYQALGVTHFVFDFPVPDLKQILAGMERFAAEVLPKVRRAR
- a CDS encoding TIGR03668 family PPOX class F420-dependent oxidoreductase, whose amino-acid sequence is MGDELSPGVGALLNAGRIARLGTADSAGQPLVVPVCYAFDGRHCYSALDAKPKRAPADRLKRVRNIRENPRVCLVVDHYDEDWSRLRYVVLQGRAELLTGGPEFGRAVDLLLNKYPQYRTMGLDRESGLVIKIIPERVVQWSSSRGSSEEPQATTRTRRDPSRSSSRGAPDEPQARTATRRDPSRSSSRGAPDEPQART